A window of the Aspergillus flavus chromosome 6, complete sequence genome harbors these coding sequences:
- a CDS encoding serine hydrolase FSH, translating to MEFLCLPGAYGNENIFKAQLGQLVEELQRTNSAKFHFTRGPILANPPPEFDGYFGPPPNYRYIYVRDDFAVKLRKLPSIPNREQAMHYVEHGTKNEATAASAKKAVDLVLDQIEQNDKIQGLIAYSEGATVAASVIIEEQRRYKESGRPVRIKCAVFISGWPAIDIHSGKVIIPTGLDDEEYIPVPTCHVIGAEDAFLEGSKALYDLCNVDNAEYFDHGGGHIIPRNPTTLRELGDVIRNMIRESLDCE from the exons ATGGAGTTCCTGTGTCTTCCTGGGGCCTACGGCAATGAAAAT ATTTTCAAAGCCCAGCTTG GGCAGTTAGTTGAAGAGCTCCAACGCACCAATTCAGCCAAATTCCACTTCACCCGTGGCCCGATCCTCGCAAACCCTCCACCGGAATTTGACGGCTACTTTGGACCGCCGCCAAATTACCGCTACATCTATGTGCGCGATGATTTCGCAGTCAAACTGCGGAAATTGCCCAGCATCCCCAATCGGGAACAAGCGATGCACTACGTGGAACACGGGACGAAGAATGAAGCAACCGCGGCGAGTGCGAAAAAGGCTGTGGATCTGGTTCTCGACCAGATCGAGCAAAATGACAAGATTCAAGGACTCATTGCATACTCAGAAGGGGCGACAGTAGCTGCCTCCGTCATAATAGAAGAACAGCGACGGTATAAAGAGTCCGGACGGCCAGTGCGAATCAAATGCGCGGTGTTCATATCAGGCTGGCCGGCCATTGATATTCACTCGGGAAAGGTTATTATTCCTACAGGgcttgatgatgaggaatATATCCCCGTCCCGACTTGTCATGTTATCGGTGCGGAGGATGCGTTTCTAGAGGGGTCGAAGGCATTGTATGATCTCTGCAATGTTGATAATGCTGAGTATTTTGACCATGGTGGAGGTCATATTATCCCGAGAAATCCAACCACGTTGCGAGAACTGGGCGATGTGATTCGGAATATGATTCGGGAAAGTTTGGATTGTGAGTGA